One Alkalicoccobacillus plakortidis DNA window includes the following coding sequences:
- a CDS encoding helix-turn-helix transcriptional regulator, with protein sequence MQNRIKVARVEKSLTQEQLAAAVKVTRQTIGLIEKGQYNPSLQLCVAIAKKLDKTLDQLFWEVE encoded by the coding sequence AATAAAGGTAGCTCGAGTTGAGAAGTCGTTAACACAGGAGCAGCTTGCTGCGGCTGTTAAGGTAACAAGACAGACAATCGGATTAATTGAAAAAGGTCAATATAATCCAAGCTTGCAACTGTGTGTGGCAATTGCAAAAAAGCTGGATAAAACACTAGATCAATTATTTTGGGAGGTAGAATAG